Within the Pseudomonas orientalis genome, the region GCGGCGGATTTTCGCGAGCGCCAGCCCTGCGGAACAGGAGACGCTGCGAAAATTCCTGTATGAGCAAAATGGAATATCAACGTGAATAAAAGATATTGTTCGGGAATAAAAAATCTAGGTATTGTCCACTCCACGCCGCGATAGCACTTCGCTGGCACCTCACATGAAAACGGTCGTTAGAAGGACATTGCATGAAAAAGGTTCTGTTGTTTACCGCACTGGCGGCTGCCCTGACGGCCAGCTTCGCCCAGGCCAACGAGAAACTGGTGGTGGCCGCCACCCCGATCCCGCACGCCGAAATTCTTGAGCTGATCAAGCCAACCCTGGCCAAGGAAGGCGTGGACCTGCAGATCAAAGTCTTCACCGACTACGTACAACCGAACGTGCAAGTGGCCGAAAAGCGCCTGGATGCCAACTACTTCCAGACCCTGCCGTACCTGGAAAACTTCAACAAAGGTAAAGGCACCAACCTGGTGACCGTGGTCGGCGTACACGTCGAGCCCATCGGTGGTTACTCGAAAAAAATCAAGAATATTTCCGAGCTCAAAGATGGCGCCACCGTGGCCATCCCGAACGAAGGCTCCAACAGCGGCCGCGCCCTGTTGCTGCTGCAGAAGAGCGGTCTGATCACCCTGAAAGACCCGACCAACGCGTTGTCCACGCCGAAGGACATCAAGGACAACCCGAAAAACCTCAAATTCAAGGAGCTGGAATCGGCTCTGCTGCCACGCGTACTCGACCAGGTCGACCTGGACGTGATCAACACCAACTACGCGCTGGAAGCCGGCCTGAATCCGGCCAAGGATGCGCTGATCATCGAAGATGCCAAGTCGCCTTACGTGAACTTCCTGGTCGCTCGCCCGGACAACAAGGACAGCGACGCTATCCAGAAGCTGTCCAAGGCGCTGACCAGCCCGGAAGTCAAAGCCTTCATCGAGAAAAAGTACAACGGCGCGGTCGTGCCGGCGTTCTGATATAAGCCAAAACCCCCTTCAAGGTTTAAACGCCGGCGGCTATTACAGCGTCGGCGTTTTTTTTGGCCCTGAATTTTTTAACGCAACCAAAACTGTGGGAGGGGGCTTGCCCCCGATGGCGGCCTCTGGGCCGACCAGGATGTTGGATCAGATCGAGTACATATCCATTCTTTAGGTAACGGCCACTTAGGGTTCCGCCCTGACGGCGGCTCACTTTGGAAAAGCCCCAAAGTAACCAAAGGGCTCTTGCCCCACCACTCGGCACCTCGCCCAGGCTCGGTGTGCCCTCTCTCCGGCTTGAATCCGTGGGCCGCCGCAATGGGCCATCCATGGCCCAGTGCGGCTAACCCGGCGTCCTGCCGGGTTACCCACGGATTCAAGCCTGCGTTCGGCCAGCGTGGTTTAACGGGGCGCCTGAAATCAAAAGCAGATCAAGAGCGACTCGCTTCGCATCGTGGTTACGGTTGAGCTACAGAGTTGTGTAGATACCTATGGCTATCGGGGGCAAGCCCCCTCCCACATTTGAACTTCATCCGACGGTAAATCCACAGGTTAGCTTTTTGGGTGATATCAATATGCTATTTTGGTATTTAAAGTTTGCTTTTTATACCTTTAAAGTTCGCGCTACCCGACGTTATCCACGCCGGAACGGACTGCGCTCGCGGCATTACCCATGCGGCGATATGGACTGCACATGACCTTCGATTTCGCTTTTATCCTCAGCACCTTGCCCGCGTTTCTGAAGGCGGTTGGGGTGACCCTGCAAGTCGGCTTGATCGCGATTGCCACCTCCTTGCTGGTGGCGCTGATCAACGCAGCCCTGTTGGTCTTTCGCACGCCGTACCTGTCACGCCTGGTGGCGTTGTATGTGGAACTGGCGCGTAACACGCCGCTGCTGATCCAGCTGTTCTTCGTGTACTTCGCGCTGCCGGCCCTGGGCCTGAATATCTCCGGGTTCTGGGCGGCGATCATCACCATGACCTTTCTCGGCGGCGCCTACCTCACGGAAGTGCTGCGCGCCGGTGTGGAGGCGGTACCGCTGGCGCAGATCGAGTCGGGCAAGTCCATCGGCCTGTCCGACTGGCAACTGCTGCGCCATGTGATTTTGCCCCAGGCCGGCATTCTCAGCCTGCCGGCGTTGTTCGCCAATTTCATTTTTCTGCTCAAGGAGACCACGGTGGTTTCCGCCGTGGCGGTGCCGGAGATTCTGTATACCACCAAGAGCTACATCGCGCTCTACTACAAGACCTATGAAATGCTCGCCGTGCTGACACTGATTTGCGTGCTGCTGTTCCTGCCGTTGTCGCTGCTGCTCAGCCGCCTGGAAAGGAGGCTCCAGCATGGCCAGTTCGGGTCTTGAGTTGTTGTGGGTGTCGTTGCCGCAACTGGGCAAGGGCGCTGCGCAAACCCTGTCGATTTCGTTTTTGAGCATCGCCTTCAGTACGGTCGGCGGTGTGCTGTATGGCGTACTGCGAACGCTGAACAACAGGGTGATCAACGCTGTGCTGCGGGTTTACCTGGAGCTGTTCCGGGCGATTCCGGTGCTGGTGTGGTTGTACCTGCTGTTCTTCGGCCTGCCGATCTTCTTTGGCTTGAGCCTGCCGAGTTTCTGGTGCGCGGTATTGGTGTTGTCGCTGTGGGGCGCCAGTGAGGTCGGTGAAGTGGTGCGCGGCGCGTTGCATTCACTGCCGCGCGGTCAGCGTGAGGCGGGCTTGTCGATTGGGTTGTCCGCCCCGCAGCTGTACGGCTACGTACTGCTGCCCCAGGCGCTCAAGCGCATGACGCCGCCGACCATCAACGTCTACACGCGCATCATCAAGACCAGTTCGCTGGCGGTGCTGATCGGTGTGGTGGATGTGATCAAGGTCGGCCAGCAAATCATCGAGCGCACCTACGAGTCGGTGTTGATCTACGGCGCGCTGTTCCTGTTTTTCTTCTTTATCTGCTACCCGTTGTCGGCCGCCTCCAAGGTGCTGGAACGGCGCTGGGCCCAAGCATGAGCGCATTGATCGAGTTTCAGGGTTTCAACAAATTCTTCGGCCAGGCGCAGGTGCTCAAGGGCATCGACCTGAGTGTGCAAAGCGGCGAAGTGGTGGTGATCCTCGGCCCCAGCGGTTGCGGCAAAAGTACCTTGCTGCGCTGCCTCAATGGGCTGGAAGTCGCTCACAGCGGCAGCCTGCGGTTTGCCGGCAGTGAGCTTCTGGGCAAGCACACCGACTGGCGCCAGGTGCGCCAGGACATTGGCATGGTGTTCCAGAGTTACCACCTGTTCCCTCACATGAGTGTGCTCGACAATATTTTGCTCGGCCCGCTCAAGGTGCAAAAACGCGACCCGCGTGAAGCCCGCGCTCAAGCTGAAAAACTGCTCGAACGCGTGGGCCTGGCCGACAAGCGCGACGCCTTCCCGCGCCAGCTCTCCGGTGGCCAGCAGCAACGCATCGCCATCGTGCGGTCGTTGTGCATGAACCCACAGGTCATGTTGTTTGATGAAGTCACTGCCGCCCTTGACCCGGAGATGGTCAAGGAAGTGCTGGAAGTCATCCAGGGCCTGGCCCGCGATGGCATGACCCTGCTGATCGTCACCCATGAAATGGCCTTCGCCCGCGCCGTCGCCGACCGCGTGGTGTTTATGGAGGCCGGTCGCATCCTCGAACACAACACCCCCGAGGCATTCTTTACGAACCCGCAGACCGCACGCGCGCAGCAGTTCCTGGAGAAGTTCTCCTTTGTTTCAACACTGCCCAAAAAGAGCAAGGAACCGGAGCTGATATGAAAAAGTTACTGCTGCCACTGTTGGCCGTCGCCTTACTGGCCGGCTGCGATAAAAAGGCCGAAGAGCCGGTAAAACCTGCGGCTGTCAGCTACATCGACAAGATCAAGGCGCGGGACAAGCTGATCGTTGGCGTCTTCACCGACAAACCACCGTTCGGCTTCGTCGACGAGGCTGGCCGCTATGTGGGTTTCGATACCGACATTGGCCGCCAATTCGCCAAGGACCTGCTGGGCGATGAGAACAAAGTCGAATTCGTCGCCGTGGAGCCCGCCAGCCGTATCCCGTTCCTGCAGAGCGACAAGGTCGACCTGATCCTGGCCAACATGACGGTCACGCCGGAGCGCAAGGAAGCGGTGGACTTCACCAACCCCAACCTGAAAGTCGCGGTACAGGCCCTGGTGCCGAACGACAGCCCGGTCAAAAGCCTGAATGATTTGGCGAGCCGCACCACCATCGTGACCACCGGCACCACTGCCGATATCTGGCTGACCAAGAACCACCCGGACTGGAAATTGCTCAAGTTCGAGAAAAACTCCGAGTCGCTGCAGGCGCTGTCGGCCGGGCGTGGCGATGCCTACGCGCAGGACAACCTGGTGCTCTTCAGCTGGGCCAAGCAGAACCCGGGCTACCGTGTGCTGGAACAGAAACTCGGTGATGAAGCGCCGATTGCTCCAGCGGTGAAGAAGGGCAATATCGAACTGCGCGACTGGGTGAATGCGGAGCTGGCGAAATTGGGCGAGGAGAAGTTTTTGCTCAAGCTGTATGACCAATATGTGCGCAAAGAGCTGAGCGATGACACCCAGCCTGAGAGTGTGATTGTTGAAGGCGGGAAGTGGCAGGGCTGAAGCCTGGCTTTTGTGCTGACTGTACCGGCCTCATCGGGGGCAAGCCCCCTCCCACATTGGACTGTATTCACACATCAGAACTTGTGAACCCAATCCGGTGTGGGAGGGGGCTTGCCCCCGATGGGGCCGGTACAGCCGCCACCTACTCCGGCCAATGCCACACCGGTGCATCCAACATCCCTTGCCCCACAATCCGCGTCTCCCCCAGCACCTTCTCCAGCACAATCGAATTACACCCTTCATCCTGCTGCAACGCCGCAATCAAGCGGCTGGCATGGGACACCACCCACACCTGGCACTGCTTTGACGCTTCGATAATCAAGCGCGCCAGCGCGGGCAACAGGTCCGGATGCAGGCTGGTTTCCGGTTCGTTCAGCACCATCATGGTCGGCGGGCGCGGCGTCAGCAGTGCGGCGATCAGCAGCAGGTAGCGCAAGGTGCCGTCCGACAGCTCGGCCGCCGACAGCGGTCGCAGCAAGCCTTCCTGATAGAACTCGATGGCAAAGCGTCCGCCCTGCAAGGGCTGGATATTCAAGCGTGCGCCGGGGAACGCATCGCTGACCGCGCGCTGCAGCGCCTCGGGGTCGCCAATCTCGCGAATGGTCTGCAGGGCCGCCGCCAAATCGCGCCCGTCGTGGTGCAGCACCGATGTGCGCGTGCCCAACTGCGGCTGGCGCACCGGCGCGTCGGCGTCGCTGCGAAAGTGATCATAAAAACGCCAGCCACGGATGCTTTCGCGCAGCAGCAGCACCTCCGGCGAACCCCGCAGGCTGCCGACCTGGTCGAACAGACTGTGGTAATTGGGCGTGTGCTGGGCCAGCACATCCCAGGCACGACCTTCGCGGGCACGCACCATCGGCCCGGAACGCTGCACCAACAGGCTGGCCGGGCGGTAGATAGGCCCGGCCCAGATGCACTCCTTCTTCACCTCGGGATCGAGACTGAAAAACGACGTGGAGGGCTCCGGCAAGCCCAGGGAGATCGCGTAGCTGAAATCCTCGGCGGCAAACCCCAGACGCAGACGCTTGACGCCCTGGCGCACGTTGGATTCGATTGGCACTTCACCGCTGCGCATACGCCGAGTGATGGTTTCCGGCCCGGCCCAGAAGGTCGAGTCCAGCCCGCCTTCACGGGCCAGGGCGTTGATCACCCCACCCTGGGCGGTTTCGGCCAGCAGGCGCAGGGCGCGATACAGGTTGGATTTGCCGCTGCCATTGGGGCCGGTGATCAGGTTAAGTCGGTCCAGAGGGACCACCAATTTGTTGATCGAGCGGTAATTGGCTACCGCGAGGGTCTTGAGCATGACAATTCAATCGGGATGGGAACCATTGAAGTATGGGATCCTCCATGCAGATAAGGAACCCTGAACTACGCTCACAGTCGCATACACACTGGCAAGTCGGCATCACGCAAAAGGAGCCTGCATGGGCGGTCGCATTTCGATATTTTTACTCGGATTTGGCTTACTGACGCTGCTTGGCGGTTGTGGTGAGGAAAAGACCGAGCCCAAAGCCCATTCCCGGGTGTTCGTGCAAACCGTGCAGCCGGCGGATTTCGCTGCTGCGGTCACGCTGACCGGTGATATCCAGGCGCGGGTGCAAACCGATTTGTCCTTTCGCGTGGGTGGCAAGATCATCCAGCGCATGGTCGATGTGGGCGACCGGGTGACGGCCAGGCAAGTGCTGGCCAAACTCGATCCCAAGGACCTGCAGACCAACGTCGACTCCGCCCAGGCCCAGGTCGTGGCCGAGCAGGCGCGGGTCAAGCAGACTGCCGCTGCCTTCGTGCGCCAGGAAAAACTCTTGCCCAAGGGCTACACCAGCCGCAGCGAATACGATTCCGCCCAGGCCGCGCTGCGCGGCAGCCAGAGCGCTCTGGCCGCCGCCCAGGCCCAGTTGGCCAACGCCCGTGAACAACTCGGCTACACCGCGCTGATCGCCGACGCGCCGGGCATCATCACCGCGCGCCAGGCCGAAGTCGGCCAGGTGGTCCAGGCCACCATGCCGATCTTCAGCCTGGCCCGTGATGGCGAGCGTGATGCGGTGTTCAACGTTTATGAATCGCTGCTGGTGGAACCGCCGTCGGATGCGCCGATTACCGTCAGCCTGCTGGACAACCCGAGCATCAAGGCCGTGGGCAAGGTCCGCGAAGTCACCCCGGCCGTGGCCGCCAATACCGGCACCGTGCAGGTGAAAATCGCCCTGCAAAGCCTGCCCACTGGCATGGAGTTGGGCTCGGTGGTCAGCGCCACTGCCAATGGTCCGGCCAGGGCCAGCATCGAGTTGCCGTGGTCGGCCTTGACCAAGGACCTCAGTGAACCCGCCGTGTGGCTGGTGGACGGTGACGGCAAGGCGCAATTGCATAAAGTCACGGTGGCGCGTTACCTCACCGGCAAAGTGATCATCGGCGATGGCCTTAAAGGCGGCGAAAAAGTTGTGGTGGCCGGTGGGCAATTGCTGCACCCCGGCATGCCGGTTGAAATCGCCCAGCAAGGAGTCCAGCCATGAGGCAACTGACGGTAATCGTCGCCGCCAGCCTGTTGCTGATGGCCTGCTCCAAAGAAGAAGCGCCGCCCGAACCGGTGCGCCCGGTGTTGTCCATGGAGGTGAAGGCCGAAGACCAGGAAAACCTCGGTCGCTTTGCCGGCACCATTCAGGCGCGCTACGAAAGTAACCTGGGTTTCCGTGTCCCCGGGCGTATTGCCCGTCGCGCCGTGGACGTGGGCGCTGAAGTGGAAAAGGGCGCCTTGCTTGCCGTGCTCGACCCCACCGACCAGCAGAACCAATTGCGCGCCGCCCAGGGCGACCTGGCGCGCGTGCAGGCGCAGTTCATCAATGCCCAGGCCAATGCCCGCCGCCAGCAGGAACTGTTCAACCGTGGCGTCGGTGCCCAGGCTCAGCTCGACGTGGCCCAGACTGACCTGAAAACCACCCAGGCCACCCTCGATCAGGCGCGCGCATCGGTCAACCAGGCCAAGGACCAGCTCAACTACGCCGAACTGCGCACCGACCACGCCGGCATCGTCACCGCCTGGAATGCCGAGGCCGGCCAGGTGGTCAGCGCCGGCCAGCAAGTGGTGACCCTGGCGCGCCCGGACGTCAAGGAAGCGGTGATCGACCTGCCCGCCGGGCTGGCCGAACGCTTGCCCGCAGACGTGGTGTTCCTCGTCGCCGGGCAACTGGACCCGAGCGTGCAGACCACCGCCATTGTGCGCGAGATCGAGCCCCAGGCCCAAAGCGCCACGCGCACCCGTCGCGCACGCCTGAGCCTGACCGAAACCCCCACCGCGTTCCGCCTGGGCACCGCCATCAGCGTCACCTTGAGCAGCGCCATCGCGCCGCGTATCGAACTGCCCCTGAGCGCCTTGCAGGACGTCGACGGCAAGACCCGCATCTGGCTGCTCGACACCCAGAGCCAGACGGTGCAGCCGCGTGACGTCACGGTCGTCAGCCGGGATGCCGACAGCGCCGTGCTCAACGGCAGCGTCAAACCCGGTGAACGCATTGTCACCGCCGGCGTGAACAGCCTGAAACCCGGGCAAAAAGTCAAAATCGACGAGGGCAGCCCGCGATGAAAGGGAGCTTCAACTTATCCGACTGGGCCCTCAAGCATCAGTCCTTCGTGTGGTACCTGATGTTCGTCGCGCTTTTGATGGGCGTGTTTTCGTACATGAACCTGGGGCGCGAGGAAGACCCCTCGTTCACCATCAAGACCATGGTGATCCAGACCCGCTGGCCGGGCGCGACCCAGGAAGAAACCCTCAAGCAGGTCACTGACCGCATCGAGAAAAAACTCGAGGAACTCGACTCCCTCGACTACGTGAAAAGCTATACCCGGCCGGGCGAGTCCACGGTGTTCGTGTTCCTCAAGGACACCACCAGCGCCAAGGCCATCCCGGAGATCTGGTACCAGGTTCGCAAGAAGATCGACGATATTCGCGGCACCTTCCCCCAGGGCTTGCAGGGGCCGTCCTTCAACGATGAGTTCGGTGACGTGTTCGGCTCGGTATACGCCTTTACCGGCGACGGCCTGTCGATGCGCCAGCTGCGCGACTACGTGGAGCAGGTGCGCGCCGAGATCCGCTCGGTGCCGGGGCTGGGCAAGGTCGAGATGATCGGCCAGCAGGACGAAGTGATTTACCTGAATTTTTCCACGCGCAAACTGGCCGCGCTGGGCATCGATCAGCGTCAGGTGGTGCAAAGCCTGCAGTCGCAGAACGCAGTCACGCCCGCCGGGGTGATCGAGGCCGGGCCGGAGCGGATTTCGGTGCGCACCTCCGGGCAGTTCGCCTCGGAGAAGGACCTGGCCAACGTCAACCTGCGCCTCAATGACCGCTTCTATCGCCTGGCCGACATTGCCGAGATCAGCCGTGGCTACGTCGACCCGGCACGGCCGATGTTCCGTTTCAACGGCAAGCCGGCGATCGGCCTGGCGATTGCGATGCAGAAGGGCGGCAATATCCAGTCGTTCGGCAAGGCGCTGCACGGGCGCATGGATGAGCTGACCGCCGACCTGCCGGTGGGCGTCGGCGTGCACAAGGTGTCGGACCAGGCCGAAGTGGTGGAAGAGGCCGTCGGCGGCTTTACCAGTGCGCTGTTCGAAGCGGTGATCATCGTACTGGTGGTGAGCTTTATCAGCCTGGGCATGCGCGCCGGGCTGGTGGTGGCGTGCTCGATTCCGCTGGTGCTGGCGTTGGTGTTCGTGTTCATGGAATACAGCGGCATCACCATGCAGCGGGTGTCGTTGGGCGCCTTGATCATCGCCCTCGGCCTGCTGGTGGACGATGCGATGATCACCGTGGAGATGATGATCACACGCCTGGAAAAAGGCGAAACCAAGGAGCAGGCCGCGACCTACGCCTATACCTCCACGGCGTTTCCGATGCTTACCGGCACGCTGGTGACCGTGGCCGGTTTTGTGCCGATTGGTCTTAACGCCAGCTCGGCGGGCGAGTACACCTTTACGCTGTTCGCGGTGATCGCCGTGGCCATGCTGGTGTCTTGGGTCGTGGCAGTGCTGTTTGCGCCGGTGATCGGCGTGCATATCCTCAGCGCCAAGGTGAAGCCGCACGACGCCGAGCCGGGGCGCATCGGCCGCGCCTTCAATGGCGGCATGCTCTGGGCCATGCGCAACCGTTGGTGGGCCATCGGCATCACCGTGGCGCTGTTCGTGGCCTCGGTGTTTTCCATGCAGTTCGTGCAGAACCAGTTCTTCCCGTCGTCGGATCGCCCGGAGATCCTGGTTGACCTGAACCTGCCACAGAACGCCTCGATCAACGAGACGCGCAAGGCGGTCGACCGCCTCGAAGCCATCATCAAGGACGACCCGGACATCGCGCGCTGGAGCACCTACATCGGCCAGGGCGCGATCCGTTTCTACCTGCCGCTGGACCAGCAGTTGGAGAACCCCTACTACGCGCAGCTGGTGATCGTCAGCAAAGGCCTGGAAGAGCGCGGCGAGTTGATTACGCGTCTGCAGAAGCGCCTGCGCGATGATTTCGTCGGTATCGGCAGCTTCGTCCAGCCGCTGGAAATGGGCCCGCCGGTGGGTCGGCCGATCCAGTACCGTGTGTCCGGCAAGGACACCGACCAGGTGCGCAAGCACGCCATCGAACTGGCGACCTTGCTCGACCAGAACACTCACTTGGGCGAAATCATCTACGACTGGAACGAGCCGGGCAAAGTCTTGCGCGTCGACATCGCCCAGGACAAGGCGCGGCAACTGGGGCTGTCGTCCGAAGACGTGGCGCAGTTGATGAACAGCGTGGTCAGCGGCGCGTCGGTCACTCAGGTGCATGACGATATCTACCTGATCAACGTGGTCGGCCGCGCCGAAGACGCCGAGCGCGGTACGCCGGAAACCCTGCAGAACCTGCAGATCGTCACGCCCAACGGCACCTCGATTCCGTTGCTGGCCTTCGCCACCGTGCGTTATGAACTGGAGCAGCCGCTGGTGTGGCGTCGCGACCGCAAGCCCACGATTACCATCAAGGCCGCAGTGCGTGACGAGATGCAGCCGACCGACCTGGTCAAGCAGCTGGCGCCGACCATCCAGAAATTCAGCGATGGCCTGCCGGTGGGTTACAAGGTCGCCACCGGCGGTACCGTGGAAGAAAGCGGCAAGGCCCAGGGCCCGATCGCCAGCGTGGTGCCGTTGATGCTGTTCCTTATGGCGACCTTCCTGATGATCCAGTTGCACAGCGTGCAGAAGATGTTCCTGGTGGCCAGTGTCGCCCCGCTGGGGTTGATCGGCGTGGTGCTGGCGCTGATTCCCACGGGCACGCCCATGGGCTTCGTGGCGATCCTGGGCATCCTGGCGCTGATCGGCATCATCATCCGCAACTCGGTGATTCTGGTGACGCAGATTCATGAGTACGAAGTGGCCGGTTACACGCCGTGGGATGCGGTGGTGGAAGCCACCGAGCATCGGCGCCGGCCGATCCTGCTCACGGCTGCGGCCGCCAGCCTGGGCATGATCCCGATTGCCCGGGAAGTGTTCTGGGGGCCGATGGCCTACGCGATGATTGGCGGGATTATCATCGCCACGTTGCTGACGCTGTTGTTCCTGCCGGCCCTGTATGTGGCCTGGTACAAAATCCGCGAACCCAAGCAGGAACCGCAGGAACAACGCGGTTAAAAAATGTGGGAGGGGGCTTGCCCCCGATGGCGGTGGTTCAGTCACCTGATGCTTGGCTGACATACCGCCATCGGGGGCAAGCCCCCTCCCACATTTGGATCTGCATCTTGTCAGGCTGTGGGAAGCTTCCGAAACCGCCGCTTGCCGTCCCGGCGAGCCTGAGCTTGTTTTACTCTTTCGGCCTTCTTCTTATCCAGGTCGATTCCCATGCAGTGCCTGCGTCCACTCCTTTTACTCTGCGCCCTTGTGCTTGCGCCGCCGACCTTCGCCACCAACGTGCTGGAAAATACCCAGTGGCGTATCGAACTCGATCCCGCCACCCTGGCGTTGCGCGTCACCCCTGCGGGCGAGGCTACGGTACAAGCGTCCAGCGGTGTCGCCGCCCATGCGGTCAACGCGCTGCAAGCCGATGCCGAACAAGTCTCCTGGCAATGGGACGATGGCGCTTATCGCCTGACGGCCCGACTTGAACAGCGCGAATTGTCGCTGACTATCAGCGCCCGCGAGCCGGGTGAACTGGCCCTGCTGCGCCAGCCGGCCAGGGCCATGGGCCAGGGGCTGATCTGGCCGTTGGCCGAGGGGCATTACGTGCCGGCCGATAATGCCGTGTGGAAAGACTTTCTGATCGAGCGGGGCGAGCTCAATACCACCCAGAACCTCAGCTTGCCGTTATGGGGCCTGGATCACGGGCGCTTCACGCTCAACTGGCTGCTGACCAACCCCTATAGCAATCGCCTCCAATGGCAAGCGGACGGCCAGGGCGTGGCGCTGTCCGTGGCCCATGAATTCACCTCGCTCGCGCCGCAGGAACCGATGACGCTGCGCCTGTATCTGGGCGAGGCCGACCCGCTGGCCGGTGCCAAACGTTATCGTCAGTGGCTGGCCGAGCAGGGCCGATACGAGTCACTGACGGACAAGCTGCGGCAAACCCCCGAGGCGGTGAAATTGCTCGGCGCCAGTCACGTTTACCTCTGGGGCAACGGCCTGCTGAAGTTGGATGACGTAATTGATTGGCCCGCGTTGATCGAACGGCTGAGCGCGCACGAGCTCAGTGGGCTGATGGACAGGGAACCTGCGCAGGTGCTCGCGCAGACAAACGCGTTGAATCGCTATGAGCAAACCCTGCTGTTGCGCGGCGTCAATGCGGCTATCAACAAGAAGGTTCGGCAGGCCTGGCAAGTGGAAGAGCCCGACATGAATCGCCTTGCCGCTCGCTACGGCGAGTTGCGTCGCGAGCTGGCCGTCGATTTCGCCGGGACCTTGCGTGATCGCCCCGAAACCTGGGGTGATTCGACTATCCAGGCTTTGCGCGACACTGGGCTCAAGCGTTTGCTGCTGACACTGGGCGAAGGCTGGGAAGGCGGCCTGTGGCATCCCGAAGCGATTCGCGCGGGCGTGGATGCCGGTTATCTGGTGGCGCCTTACGATTCTTATGAAACGGCTCTGTCTGCCACTGAAAACCCCGATTGGACCACTGCTCATCTGGGCGGCAGGGCTTATCGCGACTGCGCAATCATGTTGAAGAACGGCACACTCAAGGTCGGCTTCCAGCAATCGGGCCACTACACCGATCCGCGCTGTGTGCGACCCCTGTTGCAGACCCGGGTGAAAGCGGTACAGGCCGCCGCCGGTTTCAATGCCTGGTTTCTCGACGCCTATGCCGCCGGAATGGTGTTTGACAGTTACCGCGAAAGTGCGCCAATGACCGAGGCACAAAACGCCGAAGGCAGTATCGACGCGTCGCGCTGGATCAACACCTCGCTCAAACTGCCCGCAGGCTCCGAAGACGGTAACGCCATCACCGCCCGGGGCATCCTGTTCGCCCATGGTATGCAAACACCGGTAATCGGTTGGGGTGACCGAGCGATGACCCAGGACCCACACTCACCTTACTACGTCGGTAACTGGTACCCACCGGAAGAACCGGCCGTGTTCTTCAAGCCGGTACCCTTGAAAGCGCCGCTGCGCACGGTGTATTTCGACCCGACGATGCGCCTGCCGCTGTATCAGACGGTGTTCCATGGCTCGGTGATCACCACCCATCATTGGCTGTTCGACAGCCTCAAGTTGAGCAACGTACGGGCTGAAAACGAGCTGACCCAACTGCTCTACAACGTACCGCCGCTGTACCATTTGAGTGCGGCGACGCTCAAGGAACGACTGCCGGTGATTCAGCGTCATGACCGGTTTTTCCGTCCGCTGCATGAGCGCTTGGGGACTCAGGCGATGATTGATTTTCGCTGGTTGACGGTGGACAAGCTGTTGCAGCAGACGACGTTCGCCGATGGGACGCGGTTGGTGGCGAATTTTTCCGATGCGCAAAAAGATGGGTATGCCGGATACAGTGTGACCGCGCTGGTCGAGGGGGAAAAACCGGTGGTGTATCAGGTGGGTCAGCGGCGCCCTTAAGATCATCGGGGGCAAGCCCCCTCCCACATTTGGAATGCGTACCCCTGTGGGAGGGGGCTTGCCCCCGATAGCATTAGCCCAGGCAATAAATCACTTAAACCCGACGCCACACACTGGCCAACCAAGGCTGCTGCTCCCTTGGCAAACCCGCCGGTCGATAATAATGCTCCAACTCTTCAAACCTGGCCTCAACCAGCAACCCCCGCCATGCCTCCAGATCGTGATAAGACCCATACCGCGGCCCGTT harbors:
- a CDS encoding glycoside hydrolase, which produces MQCLRPLLLLCALVLAPPTFATNVLENTQWRIELDPATLALRVTPAGEATVQASSGVAAHAVNALQADAEQVSWQWDDGAYRLTARLEQRELSLTISAREPGELALLRQPARAMGQGLIWPLAEGHYVPADNAVWKDFLIERGELNTTQNLSLPLWGLDHGRFTLNWLLTNPYSNRLQWQADGQGVALSVAHEFTSLAPQEPMTLRLYLGEADPLAGAKRYRQWLAEQGRYESLTDKLRQTPEAVKLLGASHVYLWGNGLLKLDDVIDWPALIERLSAHELSGLMDREPAQVLAQTNALNRYEQTLLLRGVNAAINKKVRQAWQVEEPDMNRLAARYGELRRELAVDFAGTLRDRPETWGDSTIQALRDTGLKRLLLTLGEGWEGGLWHPEAIRAGVDAGYLVAPYDSYETALSATENPDWTTAHLGGRAYRDCAIMLKNGTLKVGFQQSGHYTDPRCVRPLLQTRVKAVQAAAGFNAWFLDAYAAGMVFDSYRESAPMTEAQNAEGSIDASRWINTSLKLPAGSEDGNAITARGILFAHGMQTPVIGWGDRAMTQDPHSPYYVGNWYPPEEPAVFFKPVPLKAPLRTVYFDPTMRLPLYQTVFHGSVITTHHWLFDSLKLSNVRAENELTQLLYNVPPLYHLSAATLKERLPVIQRHDRFFRPLHERLGTQAMIDFRWLTVDKLLQQTTFADGTRLVANFSDAQKDGYAGYSVTALVEGEKPVVYQVGQRRP